CATGAATAACAATCAGAAGGTGGTCTTAAAAGTGAAGGGCCAATAAAACCAGATACTCTAACAAAGAAAATCAATCGGAAGAAGATATGGAATTGAggtcttaaatttttttttcttccccCATGCTCCACGGATAAGATATCGACATATACAGAAAAAAGAAGACGGAAGAAAAGAATTCCACAATGAAGAGGAATTCTATATATCATGATAAACAATTAGTTGcataaaatttgaaaagttcaTGATCTTGCAATGGAtattaaaaatttgaataagTATCAAATAACAAATTAAATCCGAGTTATCACATTGAAATATTCTAAAACAATTCTGTAATATGGAACAAACATGGCCTTTTTTACATCCAAATATTCACTATATGTAAGTATTTTTCATGGGTTCATATTCTCCTATGTTACCTTTGTAACCAAGtttcatataatataatatttacagATGATATTTGGATTTGGACTGAAAATAACTTATTTAACTTCACATGATCCACTTCTCCTTAAACCAATTACTACAATAATTTTAGAACTCTTATGCATGCTCctttttcaaaattcttaaagGAATTGGAACAAATAATTAAGCTAAAAAAGCGATCTATCACTGGgaaaaaaatcacaattgagtatcTGTTACTATCATGAAATTATGAACATAACTTCCACAAAAAATGTAAACAGCTTAGCATATGAATAAAAGTTAACAttatgttcaatatttcaaaatactaattttcttaatttatatCACATATACATGCATCCACGTGCAAAACACACTTCTTTCTAGTATATGCAAATGATTGCATAGAATTTCAAACATAACCTCAAATTAGAAGCAGTGGTGCAGTCTTAGACAACGTTAAAGGCATcaaccaaaaagaaaatatcgAAACCTTTTTAAAATTCAATCAAGTTGGCCAAACATTTCGTCCTCAGAAGACAACATGTCAATCCACTTATTTCAAAATTCCATAGCTAACTCATGTAAAGGATGATCACATCAAACTTCAAAAAGGGATCAGCCGTTAAATGCAAGCGCAAACACTCTGGCGAACAGGGTTGAGGTGAATTGCTTCAAATACCATAGATAATCCACGTTATGCAAAGTTTCCCATGAAATTTACTAGCACAGCCCTTCAGATAGAGGTTGAATCACTAAAATACTAGTCAGGTCATCGTTCAAGGGCCAATTTTCCTATTGTTTTTGCAGAGTTTTCATTCACAAACTTAACAAAAGGGAGAAGATTTCAGAATTCAAGTAGACGGAAGCAAAGAAAGAGGTGGACAAACCAAAAGCTTGTGAACCAGCATTAAATACAAGCGATTACACACTGATAGTATCAAAGGAACGAAAGGAGAAGCAATTACCTTTGGAGTAACTGGGGCTGATCGAGAAGGCCGGAGCCGATGTAAATCGGGTAGCTCCGATCACCCAAATCTACCTCAACGATTGTAGAAACACCAGGAGAGGAAGACGAGGTTTGATCCATGACAGGAGCAGCGGGAGTCGCCGAGGCCTTCAATCCAATCTTCCCCGCACGAATACCACTGTAATAACTATTATATTCTGAAGATAGACACGACGAGGAATAACTGAAAGAGCTGGAGGCATGCAACCGGACAAGCGAATAACGCGAGGTGAGTTTGTTGTGGCTGTGAGAAGGGGTTGGCAGAGGAAGCGTGTGTTGGGAGCAGAAGGAGGAAGAAGCCGCCATCGGAGGTGGTGCGAAATGAGGCGGCTGCGGCGGCGATGACCGGGAGGAGGAATAGGATTTGTAGCGTCCGGGGAAGGCGATTTGGGTGGTTGGTTAGGTGAGTTGGACTTGTGTTTGGTGAGTTGTGGTTGGTGACTGACACTCACGCTCACCAAAGGAGACTTGGCTTCaattgtattttaatttttccccCTTTACCATTTTTTTAGCCATACAAAACAAACTCCACTCCAAAATCTCAAAaggaaattatatttttacccaacccaaaaataattaaataagaatatgattatttcTGCAAAGAGGAGAAAATACATCATGGCTTGGAGCAGCGTCGTTGTtacacaaaaactcatgtgaaaCAGTTTTACGaatcaattttatgataaaGATCTATGATCCGACCTAactcatgaaaaaaattaatttttatcataaaaaaattattattcataATAATTATAGATTGATTCCATCTGTGTCTCGTGAATATAAACTCATCCATATTTGAGAAGATTTGAACTATGGAGAGACGAGGATAACAGGGTTCAAACCTTAAGCGCCAACCCGAattgtaataataaaaaaaacaagtgATTCATTGGCCAATATTTTTTCGCCACAGGTTTTACTTGGACATTTCTTTCTTTTAGACCATGAAAGCATCACCGTCACAGCTACTGCCCTTAAAATAACATCTTATTGGATCGCATAAATCAACAGTTATTTGCGTGAGTTAATGTGTACAAATGGCGATTAGTTTTAGCATATTTAACACCAATTGTCCAAATATGATATGAAATCTCGAATTCGAAACTCAAATATAACCATcctttctgaaaaaaaaaagtcaaaatgtGAAAAAACTAAGATATATACTGTTGAGAgattatttcgaaatttggaTAGTGTGTTAATGAATTCCAAAGCACGTTTGTAACGCTTtcttttaagaaatattttctccCTCACTTTAGCTACATgaatgtgaatttttttttcaggaTACAATGGAATTATTCTGAATTTGTGGGTGACTAAATCAAATCAGAATTCGAATATATTTCTTGAACTAATGATGCCATATATATAGAGATGAAACATTGATTCACAACAGACGCGACTCTTCATGAAACAATGCATCATTTCATGAAAACGTGACATGAAACAATTTGTTGTTTCCAAAGAGTTGTCTTACCCTTTCTTACGAAAGGTTGTTATGACACTCTGTCTTGAAACTAGACcacaaggaatgtcacattCTCTAATAATACCTCATAAGAGAATTCTGTCTCATTTGAAGTATCACAGGCAGTAATAAGAACTATTAAAGAACTTTATTAGCGGAAGCGAAACGCATAAGTACTAGTAAATTACGATAAAGTTTTATATGTCCAAACTAACATAGACGGTAAGAGCGACAATGACGTAAACATTTCAGACAAACTGACTCGTAGACTAAATGACTTATGATGCCTTCCAGCAATTTATTCTAGACAACAACTGGCGGATCATACATcgacatttctttctttatccAAATCCTGGTTACCTGGCAAATTACAATAGATAAAGAAAATAGAGAGATTAAGTCTTTAAAGACTCGGTGagaattaaataataatcaatATGATGTTAAATTTAACAGAATGATATAATAGATAATAGGACGAGCATCCGACAATATGAATGCACAAGATAGAAAATATGATTAGCAAGAATAACGAGCCAAGTGAACTAATATACTCGGACCAAAGTCACGTTGTTCAATGGACTCAATCTCCAGACCAAAGTCCGTTGTCCAGGGCTCCGTCTTGGTCAATCATTTTATCATTCGTTCATTCAATCGTTGATTAACCAAGATCTTATTTGGTGAAAGTTCGATAAGAATCACACTTAGTGTGATGATATTACAATGAGAACTTTTCACTGAAGCATTCCATCATTATGTAATAACAGTAATGAGTAAATTAAGTAGAATAAATTTGACTATGATGCGATCAAGATGATAGATTCGATTGGTAAGAAGGATATAGTCATGATTGATGATTTATATAGAAGGAGTGGCCATCGAAGTGATGCATCAACGAGATTAAGAGATACAATAATTATGCACAAGCACaataaatcaataaaacatggcaaatatcatttaataaaatatcatatcataatttccaggccaactgtcaaagttataggAAGAACGGTAAAAGTAAATTCCTCATCTTGAGACTTACTATAGATGAAGGTGAGAGTTACAACTTCAAATCAATCCTATTGACCAATGTGATTATCATTAGTATAGTAAACACTTTTTGATATAGATTATCCTTAAATTTTTACCAAAATAAAGAATATAactttataaactttatttattgactaaaagttcaaaaaaaaattattttatttatttatttaatatttctttatcaaaattattttctaatagtcaaaactatttttaaaatttacaataatTAATATTTGACTCCAAAAATTACAATATTTTCTATAACAACTCTTATTATAATATTAActgaaaaaattcaaaataggtAATATTcgaaattattttatcattaatcgatatatataacatttaatatataactcacaaaaatcataataaataaCTTGTGAGTCGAAAAATTATAAAACTTCATAGCTACTTccaatgatatatttttcaagtatTGAAGGCTATGAACATTTATACAAAGATTTATATGATCATATAGATAGTATATCATATCCGAAAattattttccttttaaaaattCACAGTAAATGCAATACTCATCCAAGAtttacaaaacttgtacagtaGCTTGGAATCATACCAAGAAACGTtcgaaaaatgaaatttttgtttttcacCGGGGTGGGCACCACAAGCGCCGACGACGGTGGCCCGTGACCGGCGTCTGGCCACCATGCGCGGCCCATATTTCTCCAATAGATGTAAAAACTTATTTcctacaacttttatgttttaactTTTCTCTAAATCCTAGCCGAAACATGCCAGAAACGTAAAAAAACCAGTAGCTTATACTCCTACTTTGACCATCGGAAAACACTATTTTCGGTACCGATTCCGGGAAACTACTGACATGGGTGAGAACTATGACACACAATGAACAACTTTCATGCTTGGACTAAGGTATAATACCATCAAGAAAAGTACGAAAAATGGGAGTGAAAACAGTACCTGAAAAACGAGTTTTTCGGCACTGTTCCCTTCCCGGTCAGTAGCGATTTCTGAATTTTAACGAAAAATCGGCTGATGATTTTTCGACATCTCCTTTTGTGGTATATTTTTGGGTAAGTTGAGAGTGTTGTGGAATTTTTATAGAATATTTGGAAGTGTTTTGGGTATATAAAGATATTTTTGGCCCCTTTTTCTCTACTCTTTGAGCTATAAACTCTCACCACTCCACCCTATACTAGACCCACTCATTAAACTCGAAAATTCAGGCTGAGAACCCTTGAACTTCCTGAGGTGAAGGGTGCATTTTATAAGCAATGATCAAGCCTTATTTCCAATCTATGATGAACAAATCTCGATCACCGGTTGGGCAAGAAGGGAGGTGGTGTGTTGGTTAAGCAACTATGATGATGGTATGTAGATATGTATGTATGAAtgtgtatatataaatataatatattagttatttcattcatttttatatatatttaaaatataataattaataaatttgagtaattataatatatacaaatatCATTTAAGTTATGAGGTGCTACAGTTGAGTGGATTCTGAATAGCTATTAGAGGCATTGCCTCCAAacccccacgacctgaccggACAGGTCGATCTCCGTAGTTTTCGCTGTAGTAGCATTTGTTTGTTATcaacaacaaaataaattatgaaaaattgatctAACACGTACCAATATCTTTTTCATGCAAAAGTTAAACATCTGAATTTTCTCAGTCTttaaaaatacgaacgtttagCAACAAATATACAACATAAAAAAGCAAAACTTACTTCATAAGCTAACAAATTGGGGAACTAAATTAAACTTTGAAAAACTCTGTAGAAGGGAGGcacataaaattatataagtTGATAAAAGTATTCATGATCAAGCACAATCTAGGCGTCTAGCGTGCACCCGCATTTCTTGCATTCATTGAAAGCCGTAGAGCGCGAACCTGGGGGTTATGGACATCTGTACATAGAGTCAAAATTAAAGCTTGAAAATCCATTCTTCTCAGCTGTTCAAGGCAAAATCATTTTCACGTTATGCAAGTCATGGTTACTTTTGGCCTGATTATGTACCGATTCAAACGCCTGTGTACACACATTGGAGAAACCAGTCATAGCCTGAAACACATGTGGCAACCCCATCTGTAGGTTGTTCATTGTCATAGCCCTCGTCACACTGACCGATTTTTCGTGCTTAGCCTTTTCATCCTCTGCTTTTTCCCGTAAAGTTTCAACCTTTACTCTTTTCTCCCGCACTGGGTTTTTACTTGTTTCACTGGAACAAACCGGTAGGGTATATGTGCCGTATTTGCTTTCCAGTGATCTAAGCTCGGATGTCTTTTTCTCGAGATCTTTGAATGCCGAGTCGGACCTCTTCTTTTGTTTCTGTTCTTCGGTTTGTTGCACTACAATGGCGTGGATGACAGTTAAGAAGCTCTTGATTCCCTCTGAGGCAACCCTGTCGGGGACATTGTTGATGGCAAGCTGCCATTCTTCACACAGCGAGTAAATGGCTGAATCTTGTCTCGTTTTGTGAAGCGAATTGTTACCAACTTGAAATAGACTGAGGCGGAGCCAACCAGTGAGCGACTGAACATAATCACGCTGAGCCTTCATAAGGTTACAGAAGGAAAGATGCCATTGCTGAGCTTTGAGCTCGAGTTGGAGTGTCGATTGTCGATGGATTTCAGAGGTGGGACTGGAAGATGGGATCGAGTTAAGGAACTTGAGTTGCTGGACTATGTGTGTTTGCACCTGGTGGAACTCATACATGGTTCTCCACATGCACGTTAGCCTGAAAAGAGCAGGATCAAATAAATTTAGGCGAGCTTAAATAATAACATTGTTTGTGACTTGTGGTCGACATCAACATTTATCCACTTGATGTCTGTTTCCGAAATAGAGGGAAACTTAAAGTTTGAAGTTGTCTAAAGCTTAAGGGGTGAGCATATTTTGTATCCgttttcaagaaaaaaagtATACATCTGtatataggaaaaaaataagaaaagaaaagaaaataaggTTTATAATAAAAGTGAGTTTCTTTTGATAACTTAACAAGAACAATGAATCAATTCATGCATGGCAACAAAAACTTAAATTCCAAATATAGAGGATAAATCAAAAAATCCGTGCTGACGAATATGTAGGAAGATAACTAACCCCTTTACAAGCTCAAGAAGTTGTGGATAAAGCTCTGATTCCCTCAATTTGATAATCTCACTTGAAGTAGCCTCAATAGCCTGCGAAGCAACCATCAACTGCGATTCCAATTTCTCAACATCCTTTTTTGCCttttcagttttaaaataatcGGCACTCTTCATCTCTAGCTTTCCAAGAACAGCTACCTTCTTCTCATATTCTAACTTCAAACACTCAGCGTTCTACCACATCATCAAGGAAAAGATTTTAACCAGTTAAAATAATGGAACACGGTCGTACGATTTACCTTTACATACTAGAATCATATTTGGTTCCAGAAAGTacacaaaaatatatttagaaCAAATTTCTTTTTACAAATCAAAAGGAGACAGTATTTTGTCTTGTATCGAGTTCAGCTACAACACAGTTAATTTGTGATACCTTGACCTCCTGGTAGAGCTTCACTTCCCATACATACAACCTCTCGACTGTTGAACAATGAGTTGCTATGCCATCATTGCCACGGCCAATATTATTTCCACCCGAATCCTCACAAAACTTCCCAAATGCATTCCATTTCGCGCTGCTCGAGCTCCATGTCCACAATAGGAGGCTTAAGCTCTTCACATTACCATCATCTTTACCTGTAGCACAATAAATCCAATACCAATCAAAAGAATATAGAAGGATACATCCACAAGGGTTGACGATGAATTCTGACATAAAACATTGTACAACCGAGTGTTCGTCATTGCATCAAAAGCTAGTAACAACAATGCAACTCATAAATCGCGGACCCAACAACTACTTCAGTTTGCAATCGTTGAGAATCAAACATGATATCGCCCATATCATTTATAGTCAGCAAATGTGCAATTCACGGCTTTTATTCATTATGACATTCTCATTATCAATTCCGGATGGATGAAACAATTCTTGTTTCCCAACAAACATGGCATCAAATTGTCTGAAGTCGATGTTTTCACAAGAATGTTAAGTAAAAACGGAATTCTTGCAAAATCAAAAGAGACACACACATGCACAGTGCATACGAAACAATGACAGGACCTggaaatgagattatgaaattacCTGACGATTCTTGGTAACTTAACTGACCAGTGGGGATTTCCAACAGTGACGAGAGTGGACCACCAGCATTGGCAGCCTTAACAAAGTAGTCATTGAGTTCTTTGATGATCTCAACCAGATCTTTACTCTTCGTAGAGACCACCACCGCAAGCTCGCTGCTGCTACTGGTGGCTGTCGCCGTCACCACAGAAGGAGGGGCAGCCACACTCCGAGAGGCAGCGGTGGCTGTGGCGGCTACCTCAGAATCAATGGTGGTCTCCTCCCACTCCTCCTCATCCACATCCACATCCACAGGCCTTCCCGAAGCCGGCATAAAAGGGTCCCAGAAATCCCAGGCAGATGAAGAAGACATCGGCGGCGGAGGCGGCGGAGGGTGGACTACAGAGGAAGTGGTGGTGGAAGCACTGGTGGTGGTCCAAGAAGTTGGGCTCATTGCTGGTGGTGGGTTGGGAAAAGGAGGAGGGACTCGCGGAGGAGTGCCCGGCGGTCGGAGGTGGTGGTGGAGACTGGTCTCTGCGGAGGCGAACTGAAGCAAAGCGACGCCGGTGGTGCGGAGAGACATTAAATACATGCTGTGTGCGGCGGCAAATGAATGCCTCGCCTTCACAAACTGCTTCATGTACCTCTTCCTGGCCTTACATCTCGAAACCATTTCTTCTCCACTTACCAATCTCGAATACCAACAACCCATCTCTTAAATTTTTATTCTCTCACGATATAACCAAAAAAAACTCAAACTTTACCGCTAAAAGATTCCAACATCATTCGAATATTTCCTACCAGTTTCTTATTTTCAAATCTCATCACAGTCAAAAGCCAAGAGGCCGTGCCAGTAAAAGTGCAAGAAATGAGAAACCACAA
The sequence above is a segment of the Primulina tabacum isolate GXHZ01 chromosome 6, ASM2559414v2, whole genome shotgun sequence genome. Coding sequences within it:
- the LOC142549530 gene encoding protein ALTERED PHOSPHATE STARVATION RESPONSE 1-like, which encodes MGCWYSRLVSGEEMVSRCKARKRYMKQFVKARHSFAAAHSMYLMSLRTTGVALLQFASAETSLHHHLRPPGTPPRVPPPFPNPPPAMSPTSWTTTSASTTTSSVVHPPPPPPPMSSSSAWDFWDPFMPASGRPVDVDVDEEEWEETTIDSEVAATATAASRSVAAPPSVVTATATSSSSELAVVVSTKSKDLVEIIKELNDYFVKAANAGGPLSSLLEIPTGQLSYQESSGKDDGNVKSLSLLLWTWSSSSAKWNAFGKFCEDSGGNNIGRGNDGIATHCSTVERLYVWEVKLYQEVKNAECLKLEYEKKVAVLGKLEMKSADYFKTEKAKKDVEKLESQLMVASQAIEATSSEIIKLRESELYPQLLELVKGLTCMWRTMYEFHQVQTHIVQQLKFLNSIPSSSPTSEIHRQSTLQLELKAQQWHLSFCNLMKAQRDYVQSLTGWLRLSLFQVGNNSLHKTRQDSAIYSLCEEWQLAINNVPDRVASEGIKSFLTVIHAIVVQQTEEQKQKKRSDSAFKDLEKKTSELRSLESKYGTYTLPVCSSETSKNPVREKRVKVETLREKAEDEKAKHEKSVSVTRAMTMNNLQMGLPHVFQAMTGFSNVCTQAFESVHNQAKSNHDLHNVKMILP